The genomic DNA TCAGCCATTTTTTCAACTTCTGCAGTTACTTCTTCTTCAGTAACTTCGATGTTTTCAGCTTCAATGATAGCTTCAAGAACAAGATTGATTCTTACACGTTTTTGTGCATCTTCTTTCATTTGCTCTTTTAATTTGTCAGCGTCAGTACCTGTGAATTGGTAGTAAAGCTCAAGGTTCATACCTTGTTGGCTTAAACGTTGCTCGAATTCACGAACCATACGATCTAACTCAGTGTTGATCATAGCTTCTGGAATTTCGATTTCAGCGTTAGCAGCAGCTAATTCTACTACTTCGTCACGTACTTTGTGCTCAGCTTCGTGCTTTTTGCCTTCTTCTAAGTTTGTGCGAAGTTTTGCTTTTAATTCATCAAGAGTTGCAACCGCTTCGTCTGCTTCTTTAGCGAACTCGTCGTTTAACTCAGGAAGTTCTTTTGTTTTGATTTCGTGAATTGTTACTTTGAATGTTGCTGGTTTGCCAGCTAATTCAGCAGCATGGTACTCTTCTGGGAATGATACTTCAACGTCTTTAGACTCACCAGATTTAAGACCGATTACTTGCTCTTCGAAACCTGGGATGAATGTACCAGAACCGATTGCTAGAGAGTAGTTTTCGCCTTTTCCGCCTTCAAATGCTTCGCCATCAACGAAACCTTCGAAGTCGATTACAGCTGTATCACCGTTTTCAACAGTTCCTTCTTCTTTAACAACTAGTTCAGCTTGACGCTCTTGTAAAGATTTTAATTCGTTCTCTACATCTTCGTCAGTTACAGTTGTTTCAACTTTTTCTACTGCTAAACCTTTGTACTCACCTAATTTAACTTCAGGTTTCACTGTAACTTTTGCAGTGAAGATAAGGTTAGCATTTTTTTCGAACTTCTCGATGTCGATTTCAGGATGATCAACTGGGAAGATACCAGCTTCTTCAATCGCTTCACCGTATGCTTTTGGTAAAATGATATCTAAAGCATCTTGGTATAAAGATTCAATACCAAAGCGTTGTTCGAATAATGGACGAGGCATTTTTCCTTTACGGAAACCTGGTACGTTAATTGTTTTTACTACTTTTTTGAACGCAGCGTCGATAGAGTTGTTTACTTCTTTAGCATCAACTTCGATTGTTAAAACGCCAACGTTACCTTCTAATTTTTCCCATTTTGTAGACATTTATTCTTTCCCTCCAACTATAATAATGTATGCACATACCTCTATAGATTAAAATCTTCATTATCTCTTTTTTGAAATAACAAATACACAAATAACCCTCTAGCAAAAGCTTTCAGATATAATGTTCCAATCTACTAATTGCCCAGAAGACAACTACGGTATATTTTGTTCGAGAATAATATGAAACATATTAAGTAAGAGAATTGCACTTCTCTTCTCTTACAAACAGGCAGATTTCTGCCTTTTGCAACCCTTACATTATAACATAGAATATGCTCGTTTCAAGAACTGAACGATTCTTTTTCATAATTATACGGGCAAATATCCTTCTCTTTCAACACGTAATAACCATTGATAGGCAATATGAAACTCTTCCAATTCGATATTATATGCTGCCATAAGCTCTTCTTCATCAATAGCCAATCCGAAACGCTTTCTTCCAATTCTCTCTAAAACAGCTGACCAAATCTCTTCTTTATCCATTAATAGAGCGAATGGGAAAACGCTAATTTGCAACTCTTTCCAATATGTAACCATCGCTTCAAATATATCGGGATAATTTTGCTCTAATCGGCTTGATAATTTATGTATAATGTTATTGGATTGCTCCTCATTATGACCTGTAAATGCTGGAATCACCTTAATCGTATTTCCAAACTTTTCTACCTCTATTTCTTCTTCTACCTGACTTTCTATCATTTTATACAAAATAGAAGTTTTCAAATAGGGGTGCTGCTCTTCGTCTATTAAAAATTTCTTTAAAACAGGTAATGCAAGATCTAAATCTTTTAACGAAAGTCGCTGAATCGCTCTTAGCTTCTGTCCAAAGTTTTCTCCAAAAATTTCATTAGTAAACTCATCCAATTCAAAGTTTGAATCCACTAGCGATGCGTCTCCCTCATTTAGCATACCTTCTGCAAATAAAGCAAGCTGCGCTAATTTTTCCTTTTGATCAGGCATTATATCTTTCGTTTGTAAAACCTTTTCAACAGTTTCAATAACACCTTCATAATCATTTGTTTGAACTAAAATTGTTACGTACGTTTCAAGAATATCACCAAATAAGACAACTCCTGTTTTAAGCAACTGTTCACATTTATCTTTCGCTTCTTCCATACGTTTTAATTCGAGTAAACAAATAACTGAAGCTAATTCCGTTTGTTCCGTTTCCGCATTATACTGACGTAATATTTCAAAGCAACGCAATGCATCTTCGAATTTCCGCTCTTTCAGCGCTAAAAAACCTTCATCAATATAGCGCTCTGATAGTTGTGGAAACAATACGACCGTATTTTCTTTTTTATCCATACGTCCGCCTCTTTTTCTTGATTTTAATTATGCTCAAAGTAAATATATCAAATGCGTAATGAGAACACAACATCCCTAAATCATTTTTTTGAAATATAAAAATATTTAATTTTTATATTCCGATACGAGTAAATCTCCACTAAAAATTAAAATTGTACAAATAAAAATCCCCAGCAACAAGCGCAGAGGATTCATCATTAATGGAAAGCTTTTATAATTGTGGGGTATATTACAAGGGTAATAATTTGGAGAACAATAATTGCCATAACAATCATGCTAAAATAGAAGATTGGTTTACTTCGCTTCATTAAAAACATAATAATAAGCATCGTACAAGCAAACAAACTTAAGAAGAACAAACTTGTTGTCGAACTAAGTATACCACTTGGGACAAAGAACAATAACACTACACTACAAGTACCTATAATTCCAAATAACCATTCCATTCATTCACTCATTCCCTTTCCCTCTCATAGCTGTTTTCTCTAAGCAATCAAATGTTTCACAACATCGACTACATACGTTAATTTCTCATACGCTACAAATCCAAAAGCAACCGTTAAGCCCGTTACAACTAACCCTTTCATCATTTCTTCCTCCTCGTTTTATCGTTGTTATCTTCATTATAAAAGATTAGCAATTTCTTACCATCGAACTACCTTACAGTTACCTTACAGAATTGTAAGATTTCAAAAAGGGATTGAAAAACACCTCATATCGCTTGAGGTGCTTTCACGAAATTTCTCTATAATCACTTGCAAAATTAGCTTTTTTCTCTTGGTTACTTTTCGGCGAATCGACTCTTAGACTAATAGATTTACTAAATAATTTAGGATCAAAATAATTATGCGTTACTTTTCTTAACTTACCTTCAGATATTTTCGTATTACAAGAAAACAAAAAATGAAAATCATGTTAATATATTTTTGTACAATTAAGAATTTAATTTACAAGGGGGATTATATATGTTCAAAAAAGTAGCTGCTGATGTTTTAGGGTTAAGCGATGTAGGTTCTGTCATTACACCGAAAGATTACGATAAAGTTGATGCTGATGATTACGTGATGCACGAAGATGGAGAGAAAATTTATTTTCTAATTAAATCCAAATCAGATGAATATTGCTTCACAAACAAAGGATTACTCCACCTAGATGGTACAAGCGCAACAAGTAAAAAACGCACACTGCGCCGCTATAGCTATAGTAAATATCAAATTAAAAACGTAGCACTTGAAACTGCAGGAACGATTGATTTAGATATAGAAATTAAGTTTCAAATGGGAGATGAGCATTACTCAATTGATGTTCATAAAAAACATATTGAAGAATTAAAAGATTTATATAAGGCTTTACTTAAAATTGAAGAAATTTCATACGACAACGACATTACATTACAATATGCACATAAAAGTTTAGATATGGCATCTAATGCTTTCAGCCGTATTTCAAACGCACAAGTAAACTTAGCAGAGCAATTTAAAGAGATGAACGAGATTGCCTTTAACTGGCTTGTTGATACGAAGAAACAATACAATGTGAAAGATTATGGTTTTGTATTTGAGAAGTTTATTAATAACTAATTTAAAACAAAAAACCTTGTTATCAAAAGATAACAAGGTTTTTTTAGCGTCCCAGGAGAGATTCGAACTCCCGCTCCGCCCATTCCATACTATTTTATATATTTTGATCGCAGTCTTAATATATCTTCTCCTTCGCGAATACCTGCCGATCCCTTCCTCACATTTTTTACGACAGTCCAATTCGGATTAGTTTCATCACCGATGTTCTGTACTGTAAAGTTGCCGTCACCATATTTCCGTTGACCTTCTGCCAATTTCTCCGTTAAATCATTCTCTTTTGTTCTCGCCATCTTTGCGCCATCTCCCTTTTTATACAACCTTCTTAAACTGTCCAACTAATCACACGTCCAGTCAATTGGAGATTCTCGTTTTCCGCTTCTATTAATTGTAACACACTATCAGGGATAAGTTCCGATAACGGCTACTCAATCACACTAGAATGGTAAAAACTTTTATAACATTGCAAGTGAACAATTAGGAGAATCTGGATATGGATTTGAGTTCTACCATAAGCCTATTGATTCTTTAAATTAAATATGAGGAACAGGGCGCATAAAGTGTAACTTTAATCAACCCTCACCAATCGGACTTTTACGGACAGCCCGACCCCACCTAACTTCTTTGCTTCCGCTGAATTTTGAGGTGGGGGTCTTACTGCCCGGCAAATAGCGGGATAAACGGCGCTCTTTTTATTTAAGAAAAAGAAGTACATATGCAACTGCTTAATATCGAAGGAAAGGTCGCAGATATTAAGAATGAACTACACTTATAACCCAAACATCAATTTTTAGACAAACAAAAACCTTGTTATCAAAAGATAACAAGGTTTTTGTTAGCGTCCCAGGAGAGATTCGAACTCCCGACCGTACGCTTAGAAGGCGTATGCTCTATCCGGCTGAGCTACTGGGACATGGAGCGGGTGAAGAGAATCGAACTCTCGACCAGAGCTTGGAAGGCTCTTGTTTTACCACTAAACTACACCCGCATATGTTATTTTCTTTTCTTCGTTAGCGCCGTTGCCCTATCGACAATATTTATTATATGTATAACCATACATAAAGTCAACACCTTTTTTAAAAGAGGATAAATTTTATTATCCTCTTTTAAAAACTGCTTGTTCAACTAGTTGTCCGTCTAATGTTTCAAAACGAACTTCCATTTGATTTTCATCCATTTCTAATACAGCAAATGTCTTTTCTACACGCTGACGTGGTAATAAAATACTGCCTGGATTAATAAATAAAACGCCGTCGATTAATTCCGCACCTAATACGTGAGAATGTCCGAAGCATGCAACTTGCGCTCCTACTTCTTCCGCATGGTACGCTAGCGTTTGTAATGTCATTTTCACATTATGGCGATGTCCATGCACAACTAAGAAGCGAATTCCATTTACATCAGTTACAATTTCATCTTGAAAGTTAGCATAATCACAGTTTCCTTTTACAACACGGAAACCTTGCATTTCTTCATGAGCAGGCGTTAGCTCTGAATCACCGCAATGAATCATGATATCTACTTTCCCTTCATATTTCTCTTTCAACTGCTGTAATTCCTTCACAGAGCTATGACTATCGCTTACGATTAAAGCTTTCATCATACTCTCTCCCTTATTCTCCTAAAAACCATTCCGGGATTTTTTCTTCTAACTTACGAAGAGCACGACCACGGTGGCTAATAGCATTTTTCTCATCTGAACTTAATTCCGCCATTGCTTTTTTGTATTCTTCCACATAAAAGATCGGATCGTATCCAAAACCATTTTCTCCGCGGCGTTGTTCTAAAATAAATCCTTCACATGTCCCATTTACAATGACAGGCTTTTTATCACCTTCAGGGAAAGCAACTGCTAATGCACAATAGAAACGTGCTTTACGCTTTTCAAAGTCAATGCCATTTAATTCTTGTAACACTTTATCGATATTTGCTTGATCATTTTTCGGTTCACCAGCAAAACGCGCTGAATACACTCCTGGTTTTCCGTTTAAAGCATCTACAATAAGACCCGAATCATCCGCAATTACGATCGAATTCAGCTGTCTACTCAAACTATCCGCTTTTAAGATCGCATTTTCTTCAAATGTTTCACCTGTTTCTTCAACTTCTTCAATATGAGGAAAATCGTGTAATGATTTTACTTCTAAATCAAATCGCTCAAATAACTCAGCAAACTCACGTACTTTACCCATATTTTTTGTCGCTACAACAACTTGTTTCATACTTTCCACCTCTACTCTATATGAGATACGATGTCGCCTAAAGCTTCTTTTTGCATATCAATCAGTTGGAAAATGCCTTTTTCCGCAGCATCAAGTAGTTCATTTAACTGCGCTCTACTAAACGTCGCTTCTTCTCCAGTTCCTTGCACTTCAACAAATTGGCCTTTTCCAGTCATAATCACGTTCATATCAACGTCTGCTTTAGAATCTTCTGCATAGTTTAAATCTAAAACAACACCTTGCTCTTCAACAATCCCTACTGACGTTGCTGCTAAATAATCTTTTACTGGAATTTTAGATACTTTTTCTGCTTGTAATAACTTCTCAAAAGCTAGTACCATCGCTACATATGCACCTGTAATAGACGCTGTTCTCGTTCCACCATCTGCTTGGATAACATCACAGTCAATCCAAACTGTTCTCTCGCCAAGCGCTTCTAAATCAACTACCGCACGTAATGCTCGTCCAATTAGACGCTGAATTTCCATTGTACGTCCTGTTACTTTCCCTTTGCTTGACTCTCTAATTGTACGTTGTTCTGTTGCACGCGGAATCATCGCGTATTCAGCTGTTACCCAGCCCTTTCCTTCTCCACGCATAAACGGTGGTACACGCTCTTCAATTGTCGCTGAGCAAATCACCTTTGTATCCCCAACTTCAATTAATACAGATCCCTCTGGATGTTTTAAATAATTCGTATGAATATGTATATGGCGTAATTCTGTTTTCTCTCTACCATCTACTCGCATAAAAATAACCTCCTCTTAATTACTACTCGTTAGTATAGCCAATTTTAAATGTATGATATGTATACAATAAAAGAAGGAGAACCCAAAAAGCAATTCTCCTTTCTTACTTAAGTATATCAAATTATTCAAGATTAAAAACTACCTGTATTCACGTTTTCTGGACGATCTACAGGTTTTATTAACTTTCCGCCCTTTTCATCTATAAGATTTGCTTTTCCATTCACTTCAATAGAAACATTTTTCACACCTTTCTTTTCTGTTAAAGATAAAACTAACGACTTCAATACGTAATTTGAAATCATATTTTTATCTGGGTTTACAAATATATTTTCATTAAAGTTTAATGTAAGATTTCCGTCTTGTAATTTCGGATTCGTAATAAGCTTAACGCCTGGATTAAAATCATTCAGGAGCGATTGATGAATCGGACCTTTTACAAGCTCATCTATAATTGCTGCATAATCATTTTCTTTTCCTTCAGCAACGCGGCGCGTTACTGGTACGTAATATTGCTGTTTATTATTATTTTGCGCCATAAAATACAGTGTGACTGGTTTTGTATTTGTTACATCTGCTACTTGTTCATCATCGAAGTTAATACCATTTGCACGGCTCACTCCTTCACCAAGCGGTGTACCAGCAACCGGCATCTTCGCCAATTTCTCACCATTTATTTGGAACTGCACTTGTTTTATCTCTGTAAATTGCGTCAACGTCCACGCTATAGATTCAATGATTTGACGCTCTTCTTCTTTCGCATAGTTTTTCATTTCTTTAGAGAAATCAATAACTGCCGTCCCGTCCTTTTTCAAATCTAAAGTCATCGTTGTATTCGCCGGAATGACTGCACGAAACCCATTCGGTAATAAATTCGTTACCGGTCCATCTTTCACAAGGTATTCTAACGTTTGCTTCACAGTCTCATTTGCTTTCGGAGTAGGTATAGCTAACGTTTGTGGTACAACATAACCATTTTTATCAACAAGGTATAGTTCTCTATTTACCATTTGCCCTTGCTTATCTTTTTTAGCTACTTCTTTCTTCCCACCCTCTGTATACGTAACTTGTTTTGGCGGATCAATTTGTTCAGTTGCTTTCTCCTGATTTATAAAGCCACACCCTGTTAGTAAAACAGCGCTCACAGTAGCACCAACAACCCATTTAAAAGTGGATTTAGGCATGCCATTCCCCCCTAAAATCTAAGTTTGTACTATTATGTATACGAGCCGTTTCACATTTTAGAACAAGCTGTGCCTCTTATAAAGTGAAACTTTAATCAGTGGAGGTTCTAACTGCCCAGCAAATAGCAAGATAAAACAAAAAAACTCCTGATTTCTCAGGAGCTCACTTATATGAATTCTACTATTATTCTTTTTCTAAATGAATATGCTTCACATTTTCAATCGGTTGACCGAACCATTTTGATGCAATTTCTTTAAACAAGCCTATTTTTCCTGTTGTTAAGAAGAGATGATCGCTTTGTTCTTCTCCTTCATTCAACATTTTACTATGATATAAGATTGTACTTACTTCACGTGCTGTTTCATCACCAGAACTAATTAGTTGTACTTTATCTCCCATTACTTTTTTAATAACAGGTCCTAAAATTGGATAGTGTGTACACCCTAATATAAGTGTATCAATATCGGTACTTTTCAGTGGTTGCAGCGTTTCTCTTACAACTTCATACGCCATTTCACTTTCGAAATTCCCACTCTCTACAAGTTCAACGAAAGGTGGACAAGCTAAACTTTCTACCATAACACGGTTATTAATAGACTTTAACGCCTCTTCGTATGCACCACTTTTCACAGTTCCAATCGTTCCAATAATCCCAACATGATACGTGTTTGTCACTTTTAAAGCTGTACGTGATCCTGGGTGAATAACTCCCACTACTGGAATTGGTAATTGTTTTTGCATCTCTTCTAATACAACCGCAGTTGCTGTATTACACGCAATAACTAACATTTTGATATTTAAATCTAGTAAATGCTCCGTCATTTCCCACGTAAATTGACGCACTTCTTCTCGAGAACGCGGACCATAAGGACAACGTGCTGTATCTCCTAAATATATGATACGTTCTTTCGGCAACTGACGAATTAATTCCTTCGCTACTGTTAAACCGCCAACTCCTGAATCGATAACACCGATTGCTCTATTCAACTTCATCACCCGTTTTCTCATTCATCATCTTTTATGTTTATCATTATATTTTACACACTTTAAGTTCGCTCACTTCAAATGCTTCTGTATGAAAATTTTCATTTGCCCATGTATAGACTAGGACCTTTTTTATTTTGCTCCTTTTTTTCATAATTTGCAAGATAGAAAAATAACCGACCTTCTATAAGAAAGTCGGTTTCTTCTATATAAAGTGCATATTCATTGCTCCATCTTTTTTTGAAAAGAAGACATTCCCATTAATAAGACGAAATGAACAGAAATTAAAATGACGATCAAAATAAAATTCAATCGATAACTATTTGTAGATTCCATAATTTTGCTCGCTACAGCTGGCCCGAATGCCATACCGAAAAAGTTAATTAAATTATATAAACCAAGGCCGACTCCAACTTTAGCTGGATTTAATGTTTTCGGAATAAATGTGTTTAATGATACTTGAATTGCCGAATAACTCATAAATGTTAAAATAACCGCAAATAAAATAAAGAGTAAGTTCCCGTCTGGAATAATCCCTAAAATTAAAAAGCCAATGATCATAACTACAGACGCTACATACATCATCCTCACATTCCCAAACGCAGGAATAATCTTTCCGGTAATAAAACTAGATACAATACCAAAGAGAGATGCAACAAACAATACAATTCCAATAACGAACGGAGACAACCCGTGCCCTCTTCCTAACAGTAATGGTAATAATAATAAACTAGCACATAACGCCACATTAATGATAAATCCGACCGCTATTAAACGCAGTAATGGTTTATTTGTAAACAACTCAATATCAATAAACGGTGACTCTGCTCTCTTCATATGAGCCTTGAATAAAAATAGGAAAGCAACAGATAACACAAAAAGCCAACTATTAATATTCACTCCTAATAAAACGGTCGTAATCAATACAAATAATAAAAATGCTCCAATGAAATCAAAGTGGAACACTTCATCGGTATGTTGCACCTCTTCTGGCATAAATTTTACGAGCAAGAAAATACCAACCATTGAAATAACCATAAATAAAAATAAATACGGCCACCCTAACGTATTTGTAATTGCCCCACCAACTAAAGGTCCAATACCAACCGCTAATGCAATAGAAGAACTAATCATTGCTAACGCACCCGGTTTTTTAGCTGGAGCAACTAATTTAGCCACCGCAATCATACTAAGCGCAATAAACGCTGCTCCTCCGCTCGCCTGCACTAGCCTTGCGAAAATGATAATCTCATAAGATTGATTCACAAACCCAACAATAGAACCAGCTACAAATATGATAATAGAAATAATTAATAGCCTTTTTACACTGTAACGATCAGCCAGTTTTCCATATATCATCGAACCAATACCGACGACTAAAGAATACCCTACTACAACCCAACTTACTTTCGATTGACTAATTGATAAATCATTAGCAATATCCTCTAGCGCTACATTAAATAACACAGCGTTCATCGGTCCTAACAAAACAATAAAACATAATGTAAAAACAAACCATTTCGAATGGTTACTTATATCTTTCCCCATGTGTAACACTCTCCTGATTACAATTTTAAAACTGTCAAACTATTGATAAAAAAATGAAGTTATTTAAATGTTGTATCACCACTAAACAACTTCATTAAATGTATAAATGGTGCTAATTTATCGTGCGATAAATTGAATTCGAAACGAAACACGTATATTGTTCGATATTCATGGAACTATCATAGTTTCAGCATTACAGTTTGTCAACGAAAAACATACAAAGTAAACTATTTTAGTATTTTTAGTTTACTTTGTTCAAAAGTTATTATACACTAATTTCGAAGCTGATATAAGGAGGACTGGCATGATTATTCAAATTTGCATTTTTTAACTTAATAAAATGAAACGAATACAGAACTTTTATATAGAAGAGACATTATAGGAGGATTATGATGAAGAAAAAAATGTTAGTTGTATTAACAAGCGTAGAAAAATACCCAAATTTAAATAGGGCTACCGGACTTTGGCTCGGTGAAGCTGTACATTTCGTAAAAAAGTAGAAGAAGCGGGTTACGAAGTTGATTACGTCAGTCCACAAGGCGGTTATACACCAATTGATCCACATAGTTTAGCAATGGCGGAGAGCATCGATTGGGAATGGTACCAAAAGAAAGAGTTTATGAATCGCCTCGGTTCTACAATGAAACCAAGTGAAGTGAATCCAGAAGACTACGCTGTTATTTATTACGCAGGTGGTCACGGGGTTATTTGGGACTTCCCAGAAAATAAAGAACTTCAAAATATTAGCCGCAATATTTATGAAAACGGCGGTATTGTTTCTTCCGTTTGTCATGGAGCTGCTGGTTTATTTCATATTACATTAAGTAATGGGGATCGTTTAATTAGCGGTAAGAAGGTAACAGGCTTTTCAAATGAAGAAGAAAAATTAGCTGAATTAGATCAATTCGTTCCATTTTTAACAGAAGATGAACTCATTAAAAATGGAGGACTTTACGAAAAAGCTGCACAGCCTTGGGAAGCTTTTGCTCTAGAAGATAATCGTGTTATCACTGGTCAAAACCCAGCTTCAGGTGGTCCAGTAGCCGAATTAGTATTAAAACAGTTGCAAAAATAATATGTACTAAAAAAAGCAGATCTCCCTCTATTAAGGGAGATCTGCTTTTTTACGAAATCATTTGCAAAATAGCAATAACTTCTTTTTCAATTTCAGAATCATCAATTGCTTCTATATACTCTGGTTTAAAAAGTTGATACTTCTTTAATTGATAAAAATCAAGTATCGCTTTCTTTAAAGTAATATCGTACTGAATACAAAAAGAATGATCTATAATACGTCGTAACATCACATCATCTTGTACCATAAATAATTGTGCATTCATTTTATTAAAATAACCTTGTTCCATACCCGCTTCAAAAAACATTTGCAAATTATGATTACGATTTTGTTGTGCAGCGACTAATTGATCTGACAAATGCGGATATGCTTCTTTCAAATCTTGCAAAAAAACATCCGAAATATATGTCACACATTTTAAAGAGTGGATAAACGTCTTTTGGAAACGTTCTGCAAAAGACATGCTTTCATCTTGATTATCCACATCACCTTCGAGTAGATAATTCATGAAATCCTCTACTACCGCCTCAATAATTTCATCTTTCGAAGAAAAACGTTTATATAAAGTAGCTTTACTAATATCCATATATTTCGCAATTTCATCTATTTTCAATTGGCTAAAACTCGTCTTTCTAATAACGGGCTTTATTTTATTAATATAAGTATTTGCACATGCGACTTTTCTCATTTAAAAGAGCCTCCCCTTTTGTCCATACAAAATAGTATAGCAAATTCACGAATGATTATAAATGAAGTTATTATACTTATTACGCCTTTTTAGTTTATTACATTTTCATATACTATACATAAAAAACTATAATCCATTATCACCAACTGGACGGTTACAAACCAATTTTGAGGGGGGAATTTTAGGATAAAGTGAAACTTTAATCAACCCTCACCAATTGGGCTTTTACGGGCTGCTCGGCAAATAGCGGGATAAAAATACCCACT from Bacillus cereus G9842 includes the following:
- the tig gene encoding trigger factor — protein: MSTKWEKLEGNVGVLTIEVDAKEVNNSIDAAFKKVVKTINVPGFRKGKMPRPLFEQRFGIESLYQDALDIILPKAYGEAIEEAGIFPVDHPEIDIEKFEKNANLIFTAKVTVKPEVKLGEYKGLAVEKVETTVTDEDVENELKSLQERQAELVVKEEGTVENGDTAVIDFEGFVDGEAFEGGKGENYSLAIGSGTFIPGFEEQVIGLKSGESKDVEVSFPEEYHAAELAGKPATFKVTIHEIKTKELPELNDEFAKEADEAVATLDELKAKLRTNLEEGKKHEAEHKVRDEVVELAAANAEIEIPEAMINTELDRMVREFEQRLSQQGMNLELYYQFTGTDADKLKEQMKEDAQKRVRINLVLEAIIEAENIEVTEEEVTAEVEKMAEMYGMPVDAIKQALGSVDALAEDLKVRKAVDFLVENAA
- a CDS encoding PH domain-containing protein; this translates as MFKKVAADVLGLSDVGSVITPKDYDKVDADDYVMHEDGEKIYFLIKSKSDEYCFTNKGLLHLDGTSATSKKRTLRRYSYSKYQIKNVALETAGTIDLDIEIKFQMGDEHYSIDVHKKHIEELKDLYKALLKIEEISYDNDITLQYAHKSLDMASNAFSRISNAQVNLAEQFKEMNEIAFNWLVDTKKQYNVKDYGFVFEKFINN
- a CDS encoding metallophosphoesterase, whose amino-acid sequence is MKALIVSDSHSSVKELQQLKEKYEGKVDIMIHCGDSELTPAHEEMQGFRVVKGNCDYANFQDEIVTDVNGIRFLVVHGHRHNVKMTLQTLAYHAEEVGAQVACFGHSHVLGAELIDGVLFINPGSILLPRQRVEKTFAVLEMDENQMEVRFETLDGQLVEQAVFKRG
- a CDS encoding XTP/dITP diphosphatase → MKQVVVATKNMGKVREFAELFERFDLEVKSLHDFPHIEEVEETGETFEENAILKADSLSRQLNSIVIADDSGLIVDALNGKPGVYSARFAGEPKNDQANIDKVLQELNGIDFEKRKARFYCALAVAFPEGDKKPVIVNGTCEGFILEQRRGENGFGYDPIFYVEEYKKAMAELSSDEKNAISHRGRALRKLEEKIPEWFLGE
- the rph gene encoding ribonuclease PH — translated: MRVDGREKTELRHIHIHTNYLKHPEGSVLIEVGDTKVICSATIEERVPPFMRGEGKGWVTAEYAMIPRATEQRTIRESSKGKVTGRTMEIQRLIGRALRAVVDLEALGERTVWIDCDVIQADGGTRTASITGAYVAMVLAFEKLLQAEKVSKIPVKDYLAATSVGIVEEQGVVLDLNYAEDSKADVDMNVIMTGKGQFVEVQGTGEEATFSRAQLNELLDAAEKGIFQLIDMQKEALGDIVSHIE
- the gerM gene encoding spore germination protein GerM, producing the protein MPKSTFKWVVGATVSAVLLTGCGFINQEKATEQIDPPKQVTYTEGGKKEVAKKDKQGQMVNRELYLVDKNGYVVPQTLAIPTPKANETVKQTLEYLVKDGPVTNLLPNGFRAVIPANTTMTLDLKKDGTAVIDFSKEMKNYAKEEERQIIESIAWTLTQFTEIKQVQFQINGEKLAKMPVAGTPLGEGVSRANGINFDDEQVADVTNTKPVTLYFMAQNNNKQQYYVPVTRRVAEGKENDYAAIIDELVKGPIHQSLLNDFNPGVKLITNPKLQDGNLTLNFNENIFVNPDKNMISNYVLKSLVLSLTEKKGVKNVSIEVNGKANLIDEKGGKLIKPVDRPENVNTGSF
- the racE gene encoding glutamate racemase; translation: MKLNRAIGVIDSGVGGLTVAKELIRQLPKERIIYLGDTARCPYGPRSREEVRQFTWEMTEHLLDLNIKMLVIACNTATAVVLEEMQKQLPIPVVGVIHPGSRTALKVTNTYHVGIIGTIGTVKSGAYEEALKSINNRVMVESLACPPFVELVESGNFESEMAYEVVRETLQPLKSTDIDTLILGCTHYPILGPVIKKVMGDKVQLISSGDETAREVSTILYHSKMLNEGEEQSDHLFLTTGKIGLFKEIASKWFGQPIENVKHIHLEKE
- a CDS encoding MFS transporter, which encodes MGKDISNHSKWFVFTLCFIVLLGPMNAVLFNVALEDIANDLSISQSKVSWVVVGYSLVVGIGSMIYGKLADRYSVKRLLIISIIIFVAGSIVGFVNQSYEIIIFARLVQASGGAAFIALSMIAVAKLVAPAKKPGALAMISSSIALAVGIGPLVGGAITNTLGWPYLFLFMVISMVGIFLLVKFMPEEVQHTDEVFHFDFIGAFLLFVLITTVLLGVNINSWLFVLSVAFLFLFKAHMKRAESPFIDIELFTNKPLLRLIAVGFIINVALCASLLLLPLLLGRGHGLSPFVIGIVLFVASLFGIVSSFITGKIIPAFGNVRMMYVASVVMIIGFLILGIIPDGNLLFILFAVILTFMSYSAIQVSLNTFIPKTLNPAKVGVGLGLYNLINFFGMAFGPAVASKIMESTNSYRLNFILIVILISVHFVLLMGMSSFQKKMEQ
- a CDS encoding TetR/AcrR family transcriptional regulator codes for the protein MRKVACANTYINKIKPVIRKTSFSQLKIDEIAKYMDISKATLYKRFSSKDEIIEAVVEDFMNYLLEGDVDNQDESMSFAERFQKTFIHSLKCVTYISDVFLQDLKEAYPHLSDQLVAAQQNRNHNLQMFFEAGMEQGYFNKMNAQLFMVQDDVMLRRIIDHSFCIQYDITLKKAILDFYQLKKYQLFKPEYIEAIDDSEIEKEVIAILQMIS